The Bremerella cremea sequence TCTTGTACAGCACCAAAAACATCCCTGCCATCGAGATCGCAAACAGAATCAGGATCATCCGCGATGCCGATTGCTGGCTCTCGAACTGGCCGCTGTATTCGGTGAAGTAACCGGTCGGCAGGCTGGCTTCGATAGGCTGAAGCCGTTGACGAATGTCTCCGACCACGTCGACCAGCCCCCGTCCGCTTACGTTGCACTGCACGATGATCCGGCGGCGAACCTGTTCTCGATTGATCGTATTCGGGCCGCTGGCCTCATAGACGCGGGCCACGTCCTCGAGCTTGGCGGTACCGCCGTCGGGCAGTTCGATCGTCAGGCGTTTCACCGAATCGAGATCTTCACGAAACTGTTCATCAAGGCGAACGAGCAAATCAAACGTGCGCTGGCCATCGAGTACCTGGGAAACGACCTCCCCTTGCATGGCCGTTTCGATGAACTCGTTGATATCTTGCCGCCGCAACCCGTAACGCTGCAGGCTGTAGCCGTCGGCTTCGATCCGTAGTTGCGGGATGTTGACTTGCTGTTCGACTTGTAAATCGCGAACCCCTTCCACCCCGGCGATGGCAGCTTCCATCTGCTTGGCTTCGCGCCGCAGCACGTCGAGGTCGTCGCCGTACAGCTTGATTGCTACTTGAGCTTTCACGCCGGAAAGCATGTGCGAAATCAAATGCGCCAGCGGCTGTTCGACGGCAGTGACAATGCCAGGAATGTCGGCCAACGCTTCGCTAATTTCCTCGATAACCTCTTCTCGAGAACGCTCGGTATGGGGATTGATGGTAGCGATGAACTCGCTGACGTTGACCCCTTCGGCATGTTCGTCGAGCTCGGCCCGGCCGGTTTTGCGGACGAAGGCCTGAATGTCGTCGATCTCTTGGAGGCGACGTTCCACGCGTTGGGCAACTTCATTCGTCTTGGCCAACGAAGTCCCTGGCGGCAACACGACGTTGATCTGCACCGCTCCTTCGTTAAACGGCGGGAGGAAGTCACTTTCCAAGCGCCACAGCCCCCAGCCTGCGACCAGCACACAAACCGCGGCCAAGGTTAAGATTGGATAGGCCAGCTTCAAACTAAACGTCATCACCTTGTCGGCAATGCTTTTCAGCACACGCAGGATGATGCCGTCTTTGTCGCCGTGCCCTAGTTTCGCGTTGCCGAGTAACCAGTAACTGAGCACCGGTGTTACCGTCAACGAGACAAACAGAGACGAAATCAGCGAGACGATATAGGCAATTCCCAGCGGTGCGAACAAGCGTCCTTCCATGCCAGAAAGTGCGAACAAGGGAACGAACACGATCACCACGATCAAGGTGCCGTAGACAATCGAGTTTCGTACCTCGCAACTGGCTTGAAACACGACCAGCAGCGGATTCTTCGGGTTGGCTGCGTGGCGGTTTTCGCGGAGGCGGCGGAAGATGTTCTCGACATCGACAATTGCGTCGTCGACCAATTCACCAATCGCAACCGCCAGACCGCCAAGCGTCATGGTGTTGATCGAAAGCCCAAACATCGCGAAGACCAACGCAGTCATCACAAGCGAAAGTGGAATCGCCGTCAGCGTGATGAAGGTGGTCCGCAAGTTCATTAAAAACAGAAACAAGATCACCACAACCAAAATACCGCCGTCGCGGAGGGCCTCGACCACGTTTTCGATGGCCAGGTCGATGAATGTCTTCTGCTGGTACAGCTCTGGCAGCATTTTGACATCGGCGGGCAGGGATGGCTGCATTTCTTCCAGGGCGGCCATCACTTTTTCTGTCACCAAGCGGGTATCGGCATTGGGCTGCTTGAGGATGGTCAATACGACCGACGACCCACCGATAAACTCTCCGGCTTCGTTTCGCGCGAACGCGGAGCTATCGCCTCGCTTTACCTGCGGCCCTGCGACCACCTCGGCAACCTGCGAGAGAAGGATAGAACGACCATCGCGGTGGGCGACGACAATTCCTTCCAACTCCTCAATGCTGGTCACCCGCCCCAGCGAACGAACGAGCAGTTCCGAGGGGCCTTGTTCGTCGAGGTAACCCCCAGCCGTGTTCTGGTTGCTTTCGCTGAGGGCGCGTTTGACTTCGTCGAGCGTAATGCCGTAACGCAGCAAGTTGTTGGGATCGACCAGCACTTGAAATTGCTTTCGCTGGCCTCCCATCACAATCACTTGCGAAACGCCAGGAATGGTCAGCAAACGTTGTCGCACAACCCAGTCGGCCATCGTGCGAAGTTCCATCGGAGGCGTTTTCCCTCCTTCGCTGACCATGCCCATAATCATGATTTGTCCCATGATCGACGAGATGGGCATCAGTTGCGGGCTGGCTCCTGCTGGCAGGCGATCGGTCGCCAAGGCCAGGCGTTCGGCAACGACTTGGCGGTCGTTATAGATATCGGTTCCCCAGTCGAACTCAACATAAATGACCGACAGGCCCACGCCTGATTGCGTGCGAACATCTTGCACGCCGGTGGCTCCGTTGAGGACGGTTTCCAGGGGGAAAGTAATCAGCGTTTCGACTTCCTCAGGCGCCATCCCGGGGGCTTCGGTCATAATGACGACCCGCGGGCGGTTGAGGTTGGGGAAGACGTCGATCGGCAATTGAACCGTTTGCCAACCGCCGTACAGCAGCAGGAACACGGCCATCGCGATGACAAGCATGCGATTTTGCAGCGAAAATCGAATGATGGCGTTAAGCATAGGGATGACTCCGAAGCGGTGGCGAATGGTAGGGATCAGGACTAGTGCGACGTGTATCTTGGAAGCACTAGTGATTGTGTCCTGCGTGTGGGTCGACGCCCCCGCCAGCTTGATTCTTCAAAGTCAAATGCATTTCGTACGCGCCTCGCGCGGCGACCACATCGCCCGGAAATAACGCGCCGTTGTTCGCGATCACCACATTCGTTTGATCGCGATACTTCACGTTCACCGGTACCTGATCGAAGTGGTCGCCGTTTTGCTGGTAGACATACTTCTCGGCCCCTTCATCCACAACCGCTTCCACCGGCAGCACGATTTCGTCTTCCCATGTTTCCACGGGAATGTGCAGTTCCATCCGTTGCCCTGGCTTGAACCTCCATTCCACAAAGTGTTGGCCATCGTTTGTGGTTCGTTCGGTTACGACTTCGTTAGGTAAGGCGACAAAGAACCGAAAGGCCCGCGTTTGTGGGTCCACGTGGTCGGCCAGGTACATCAGATGCAGGCCGGTGATTTCGTCGGTGAGTTTGCCTGCGGTCAACAACGAAGCAGAAATCGGCAACTGCTGGGCGGCAACTTCGCGTAGACGGACAGCGTCGTCTTCGAAGGCTCGTCCTTCGATGTATAGTTCGCAGTGGTCGGCGATCACCCCCAGTAGTTCGCCAGCTTGAACTTGCTGGCCAACCCGCGCAACCATCTTCTGCACGTGAAAGCTGTGGGCTTCCGAGCAGCTTTCGCTTCCCTCTAAATGGTTCGGAGCATGGACGGTGAGGGTATCGAGCAGTTGCTTGTTTTCGAGAATATTGGCAACTTGTTTCTCGTTCAGGCCATGCAGCAACAGCGATTGCCGTTCGGCACGTAGCGAGGCGTCGAGCCGCTGCTTTTCGTACTGCTGTTCGAGAATTCGATTTCCGGCGACGACCCCTTCGGGCAAGCCCGTTAGGCGCGCCAGTTCGCGATTGATCACGTCTAAGTTTTCCGCCGTACGAATCAAATCACTCTGGGCGGTGACAAGTTCCTCGTGGGTCAGGCGAATCTCGAACATCGGGCTGCCCGATTCGATCGACGCCCCTTCCACCGGGTAGATCTTGGTGATCACACCGGTCAACGGCGCCGAGATATTCAGCTGCGTCCGCCCGGGGCGTTCCACGATCATCGCCGGAACGGTGATGTTGCGGGTGTAAGACGATAGCTCGACGGTGAGGGGTTGGTAGTTGATGTTTTTCAGCCCGTTAGCACTTAACTTGACCGAGGTCGTCTCGGCGTGGCCAGCGTGGGCATGGTCGTGCCCAGCGTGCGGGTCGGTGGTTTCCGCATTGTGCTGGGGATCGCTCGGTTGGGCGACGAGTTCTCGTACGGTGGGCAACCACAACGAGGACGTGACAAGGGCCACGATGCTCAGTGCGGCGACCGTTAAAATACTCCAAACCCACGAGGGGATGCTGTGCGTGTTCATAGTTCTCTCGGCCTCCTTCTTTGAAAGCGAAAGGGGCAAGCTGTAAGCGTGCGTCAGAGGGTAACGTGCAATCAAGAACCACTGGAATCGATGGGCGATATCAGCGGTCGAGGGATAGCAAAAACCAGCGCAAACCGGTCTTCCAAGAGACGACGCTTAAATGAGAAGAACCTGAACTTGCAGGTGTACCCGCGTTTTGCCGAGCGGACACCGGTCGGGCAGATGGGGGTGGGAAAGAGCAAACCAATCTGGCGTGCTGGCAGAAAAGACCAGGCAACCGGTATCGAAGTAAGGCTGGCAGCCGATGGCCTTGCTCAGGCCGAGCGATTCGGCACCACCATCTGGGAGCGAAAAGACACAATTCGAACTTTCACAGACATCGTGCTGATGTTCGTGCTGCTCGGGCGAGCCGCTCTTAGGATGTGCGTGCTGATGTCCACAAGCACTGGGCACGAAATGGGTGTGTCCGTGTCCGCAAGTGGCAACATGTTCGTGCTGGTGGGCAACGCCTTCGTGGACGTGATGAGCGCAACAACCGGCCATGGCGTGCCAAAGCATCGCAAGCATGGTCAAAATGGTTGTGGCAGAGGTCACGTCCGAAACCCTTCAAAATCGCTATAAGTTGGTGATCTATTATTCCTAGCGAGAACCGCCAGGCAAATAGGACACATTTTTTGTCGCACACCCCCAAATGGGGATTTGACGCGGCTCTACAGGAGAAATTCGTCCTGGGGCATTTCCCTAAACGAATGTTCTGCCAGCATGTCGGCAAGGCGCATCATGGGCCATGCTAACACCTTTCGGCTCTTATAGCCAATATCGGGTTGTCCGTTGGTCTCCTTGATAGTTGCTGCCAGAAAAAATGCTGATATTTCGGATCGCACGACTTTATTGCGCGGGGCTGGTGTTTTCGACAGGCTCGAACCAGCGATAAATGGCTGGCAATACCAGCAGCGTCAAGATCGTACAGGTCACTAGCCCCCCGATCACCACGGTCGCCAGGGGCCGCTGCACTTCGGCCCCGGCACTGCCCGAGATGGCCATCGGAACAAAGCCGAGCGCACCACAGGTGGCGGTCATGAGCACCGGTCGCAAACGGTCGATCGCCCCTTGCACGACCGAGGTGGTTTGGTCTTTGCCGGAATGACGCAAGTGACGGATGTGTTCAATCAGCACCACCCCGTTCATCACGGCGATACCAAACAAGGCAATGAAGCCCACCCCAGCCGAAATCGAGAACGGCATCCCCCGCATCCATAAAGCAAAGATCCCGCCGGTTGCGGCGATGGGGACGTTCAAGTAGATCAGCAGTGTCAATTTGACCGAACTGAAGGTGATGTACAGCAGCGAGAAAATCAGGAACAGCGCCACCGGCACGGCGATCATTAGCCGCTGCGAGGCTTGTTCCAAGTTTTGAAACTGGCCCCCCCAAGTCAGCGTGTAACCAGGCGGGAGTTTCACTTCGCGATCGATGGTCGCTTGAGCATCGGCCACGAAGCCAGCTAAGTCTCGCCCGCGGACGTTGCACTGAACCAGCAAACGACGACGAATTGCGTGGCGACTGATTTCGGAAGGGCCTTCCTCGATGACGATGTCGGCCAATTGCGAGATCGGAATCTGGCGACCTTGGGGATCCTCGATCTTGATCTGCTTGAGCGTTTCGACGTCTTCCCGAGATTTTGGGGCGAGACGGACTTGCAGGGGGAAACGTCGTTGCCCTTCAAAGACTTCCCCAACCGGATGCCCACCCACCACTTGAATGGCGCTGAGGATGTCGGACGCATTGATTCCATAACGTCCGATCGCGTCGCGGCGAATTTTGACGCGCAAGTAAGGCAGACCAGCCACTTGCTGGGCTTGCACGTCGGCGGCGCCTTCCACTTGGTTCAACGCTCGCACCACGCGATCCCCCTGCTCTTTCAAGACATCGAGGTCGTCACCATAAATGCTGATGCCGATATCGGATCGCACCCCGGCAACGAGTTCCTGCACGCGAAGTTCAATTGGTTGGGTGAACCCGTAAGAATTGCTCGGCACCTCTTTTTCGAGTGCCGCTTGCATTTGCTCAACGAGTTCGGTCTTGTCGATTTTCTCAGGCCATTCGTCGGGCGACTTCATCCGGACCAGGATATCGGTTTGATGAACGCCCATCGGGTCGTTGGCGATTTCGGGGCGACCTGTTTTCGAGATGACCGTTTCGACTTGGGGGAACTTCAGCAAGGTGCGCTCCATCGCCTTGGTCATTTCGAGCGATGTTTCGAGCGAAACGCTCGGCAAACGGACCGCTTGAATCGCGATGTCCCCTTCGTCGAGCTTCGGCACGAACTCGACACCAAACCGCGCGGCCACCAGGACGCTGACGGCAAAGATGGCGAACGCGGTGCCGAGCATGATCGCGGGGCGACGCATCGAATAGTTCAGCATCGGTTCGTACCAATGCTTCAGCTTGCGAACCAGGAAGGTATCGCCAGCACTAATTCGCCGGGCCAGAAACAGCGAGGCCATGACCGGCATCACCGTGACACTTAGGATCAACGCCCCAGTCAGGGCCGACATAAACGTGAACGCCATCGGGCGGAACATCTTGCCTTCGACCCCTTGCAGGCTGAGGATCGGCAGGAACACGATGATCACGATGACTCCGGCGAACAAAATGGGGGTTCCGACCTCTTTGGCCGATTCCTTGAAGACTTCTTTCGGGACGATGCCAGCATTGCCGTGGGTTCGTTTGTAGTGGCTGGCACTGCGGACGGCGTTTTCGATCATCACGACCGCCCCGTCGACAATCACCCCAAAGTCGACCGCCCCTAAGCTCATCAGGTTCGCCGAAACGCCAGCCATCTTCATCGCAATCAAAGCGCACATGGCCGAGAGAGGAATCGCGGCAGAGACAATTAAACCAGCCCGGATGTCCCCCAGCAAAAGGAAGAGCATGATGATCACCAGGATCACCCCCACGCCGATATTTTCGGCAATGGTGTGAATCGTTTTCTCGACCAATTCGGTCCGGTCGTAGAAGGTATCGATATGAACCCCTGCGGGGAGGGTCTTTTCGATCTCTTCAATCTTGTGCTTCACATCTTCAACCACCTGACGCGAGTTGCCTCCCATCAGCATCATCACCATGCCAGTCACCGCCTCGCGATTGCCGTCGCGTGTCACCGCGCCTTGACGTAGCATCGGAGCAAAGCGGACTTCGGCGATATCGGAAATGCGAATCGGCGTGCCGTCCATGCGGCTATCGAGCACGATATTGCGGATGTCGTCCAGATTTTGAATCAAACCTTCGCCACGAATCAGGCGTTGCTCGGCGCCGTGGGTGATGTAACCACCACCGGCGTTGGCGTTGTTCTCTTGCAGGGCCTCGAAGATGTGATTGAGCGAGATCTTGAAGTTCAGCAGTTTGTTGGGATCGACTTGCACTTCGTACGTTTTCAGCTCGCCACCAAACGTGTTGACTTCGATCACACCGGGGACGCTGCGAAGTTGGAAGGCGATTTGCCAGTCGAGAATCGTCCGAAGATCCATCAAGCTGTAATCGTACCCCTCGTCGCTTTTCACCTCGAACTGGTAGATCTCGCTCATCCCGGTGGCAATAGGGCCAAGCTGAGGATCGCCCATGCCTGGCGGGATGCTTTCCCGAGCTTGTTGCAGGCGTTCGGTCACCAAGTTCCGGGCCCAATAGATGTCGGTGCCATCTTTGAAGGCGACCGTCACCGCCGACAAACCAAAACGGCTAATCGAACGGATTTCGTCAACATTCGGCAGACCACTCAGGGCGTTTTCGACCGGGAAGGTAATGAACTGCTCGACTTCGACCGGCCCCAACGAAGGAGACGTGGTGAGAACCTGGACTTGAACGTTCGTTAAGTCTGGCACGGCGTCGAGCGGCAGCGTGGTCACCGAAACGGCACCAGCCCCCAGCAATACGACGGCCAGCAACATGACGATAAAACGATTGTTGAGGGACCATTCAATGATGTGTTGAACCACGAGATTACCCTGAGGTGAGATCGATCCGTTGATGCAAGCGACAAGGAGGGTGCGCGAGGTAAATTACTCTTCCAGCAAGCTGGCCAGCATGCGCGATTTCAAGGCAAAGCCGCCGTTAACAACCACTTCCTCACCTGGTTTCAAACCACTTAAAATCTCGACGTTTTGCGCATTTTGACGCCCCCGTGTGACATCGCGGATGGCAAACTGGCCATCGCCGAGGTACACAAAGACAAACGTCCGGCCTTCGTGCTCTTGGATGGCGGTTAGGGGGACTTGCAAGGTTTGCTCGTTTTCTTCTCCCATTTCCAACAACACGTTGATGAACATGCCAGGCTTGAGCATCCGTTTCGAGTTGTCGGCAATCGCTCGGAGCGAGATCGTCCGTGTGGACTGGTCGACGATATCGCCGGTATAGAAGACCTTGGCCTCGAATTTTTGATCGGGCCACACGCTGCTACGAAGCTGAATGGTGCGGCCGTCGAGTTCGTTGAGCAGCGGCATGTGATCTTCGTAGATGTCGGCAGTCACCCACACGGTGGAAAGATCGGCCAGGCTGACGATTTGTGTGTCGGGGCCGACTCGTTCCATCAAGACGACATCCTTGGAGATAACGGTTCCATCGAACGGCGCCAAAACAGGGACATGCGAGACCGCTTCGCCTTGGCTGGCAGGCTCGACGTTTTTCAGGTCTTCGTCATTCAGCCCCAAGATTTTTAAAGCCGCTTCGTCGACCGAAACTCGGGTATCAAGCTCTTTGACCGAGTGGGTCGAGCGGAGCGATTCTTGCACCGTTTCGTGCTGAATTTGCTCTAACAAAGACTGAAGCGTGAACCGCGCGGCATCGAGTTGGGCTTTGGCTTCTATCATTTGCTTGCCCGAGATCGCACCGTCTTGCGTGAGCGGCGACAGGCGTTCGACCGTTTTTTCGAGCGTGTACTTGTTGATGTAAGCCGAGAGCAACTTATCGCGGTACTCGCCAATTGGTTTGCCTTGAAGCTGCTGCTTGATCTCTTCCAGCGGGGCATCGTTGCGAATCAATTCGATCAAGTTGCGCGTGTTGGTCACGATCTCTTGCGTCCACCCATCGCGGGTCGTGACAAAGTCGCGTTCGAGGCGGTCTTGGAACAACTTCAGCTTGGCCTGACCCGCTTCTTTGCTTTGCACAATCGCCAGGACATCCCCCTTCTTCACCCGGTCGCCCAGATGAATGTTCACCTCTTCAGCGACACCATCAACGATCGGATAGATATGAGCCCGGCGGTCGTCGTTGATCTCGACTTTGCCAGTCAACTCGAAGATCTGCCGAAACGGCAAGACCTCGGCTGGGGCGACTTCAATGGAAGCGGTTTCCCAGCGATCTGGGGGGAACTCGATGTTCTGCGAGCCTTCGCTACTGTCTGCCGGAGCAGAAGCTGCTTCCGATTTGTCGGTCGCAGCAGGGCCAACGGCTTCGGTGTGATGGGAGGAGGAGGACATCATCCACCATGCGGCAATACCGCACAGGACCAACGCGGCGATGCCCAAGATTACGTTCGTTTGAGACTGTTTCAAGGAATGGGTTGTCATCCCGTATCTCCGTAGGATCACACAAATGGCTAGAACGAAAGCAGCAGACTGACAGGACGAACCGGTTTGAATTCGGCGGTCGACAGCGCAGCGTCAGGAAAGAAGTTTGCGTAATTGTGTCGTTAGCAGCGAACGACCGAAAAACGCATTGGCAGCGGCAGAGTCCGCGCGTAAGAGTCGTAGAAACCACGGCTTAGAAAAACCGAGTCCGCCACGGGCGCAACGCACATCCCCTTGTCTTGCAAGAAGGGGTGGGCCAGCGAAGCGGCGAGTTGACAGTCGTCCCAATCGCTCGATTGATTGGTGGTCATGCCATCGGCAGAGAGGCATTGCGAAGGAGGAATGGTTCCTTCTTCTTCCCCGGTTGGCACGGCTAAATGAAAGTGCCAACTGTAGCTCTTAGCAATGCAACTGGAATCGCACTTGTGATGCCGGGAAAGATGTTTAGCCAACTGGACGTAGCCTGTCCCTGTAACCGAATCCAACGCACCATGGCAGTGCAAATAAGGAATCGGCCCAGTCCACACCGCGAACATTACGAAGCAACGCAATGCCAGCAAGGGGAGAGACGAACTACTCAGCAAGAAAAACACGCGTACCAGGAATCCTAGCAAGAACGAACCGAGGGAAGGGTCGCATGACTTTGGGGTAGGTGAATATTAAAGCTAGTTTCACGAACCTGAATTGTCAATTGCCGAAAAGGCCGGGGGACGACTTCCCGCGTTCTTCATCTGCTTGGGTTGTCTACTGCTTTCGCTTCGGTTTGGGGGAAGATTTTTGCGGAGCGGTTTTCGCTGCCAGCTCTTGCGTGTCGGCTAGCTGCCGATTCCAGGCCGCTGCCATCTGTTGCACCTTCTGGGGATGTTGCTGGGCCAGATCGTGCGACTCGGCGCGGTCGGTTCGCAGATCGTATAGTTCCCACGCATCTCCCTTGGCGGCGACGAGTTTCCAATCTCCTATCCGGATTGCCCGGTTCCCTTCGTGCAGCCACCACAGCAAATCGTGCTCGATGGTTTTGTCTTCCGCGAACGCAGGCAACAAGCTTTTCCCGGGGGCTGGCGGAATCGGTTGGCCGTTCCACTCGGCTGGTTTCTCGATATCTAACACATCGAGAATCGTCGGCACGATGTCGACCATGTGGGCCGGGGTTTGCCGCAGTTGCCCGTGGGCTTTGATTCCGGCGGGCCAATGGACAATCAGCGGTGTGCTGATGCCTCCTTCATGCACCCAGGTTTTGTGGCGGCGAAACGGCGTGTTGCAGGCACTCGAAAAGCCGGGACCAAGGCAAAGGTACGTCGCGGCGCTGCCCGGAGGGGCGGTCGGGTCGTGCCCGCCATGTCGCACCATGATCTCAGCACTGGCCCCGTTATCGGAGGCGAAAAAGATAATTGTGTTGTCCAACTGGTCCATCGCCTTCAATTGAGCGATCAGGCGGCCAATCTCTTGGTCCATGCGGTCGACCATGGCGGCATGAATGGCCATTTTCGTGGCTTGAAATCGCTGCTGTTCGGCGGTTAGCTCCTCCCAGGGAAGCGGGCGATTGATTTCGCCAGGCCCCAGCTTCTTCAATGCTTCCGGAAAATGGTAGGGCGGCCCGACATCGGGTTCGAGCGCAGAAAGTTCGGTTTCCATTAGGCCCAGCTCTTGCTGCCGAGCAAAACGTTGTTGCCGCATTTGGTCCCAACCGGCAACGTAGTTGTCTTGATAGCGTGCAATATCTTCAGGCTTGGCATGCAAAGGAAAGTGGGGAGCGATAAACGCCACGTAATGAAAGAACGGTTGCTCGGCATACTTTTCGGCATGTTCCTGCAGGCAATCGATCGCGTGATCGACGACAGCCGTGGTGGCGTAATAGTCCGATTCATCTGCGGCTGGCTGAATCGGTTGATCGTCTATTGCGTTGCCTTGGGCCGAAAAGAAATTGCCTTGGTTTCGCATATCAAGCGAACGGTCGAAGCCCGCTGGTAGCACCTTACCATCGATGTGCCACTTGCCGCTGTGATAATTACGGTAACCATGCGGCGCCAGAAAGTCAGGCAACAACCGCGCCCACGCTTGCCGCTTACCACCGCCGCCCCCACCTAAACCAGGCAACGCGTCGCGATGGACTTGCTGCGCGTAATAACCGGTCATGAGCGCGGCCCGCGAAGGCCAGCAGCGGGCCGTGTTATAGAACTGCGTGAAACGCAGACCTTGGGCGGCCAGTTGATCGAGGTTGGGCGTTTCGATATCGCCACCATAACAACCGAGATCGGAATAGCCCATGTCATCGGCCAGGATGAACACGATGTTGGGCTTATCGGCCGCGCTGACCAACTGGGGATAAAGCAGTCCGACAACAAAAAGAAGAGCAGTAACGCTTCGCATGGCAAGATCCTGAGTGGGAGGTGTTGCCACTATTCTAGTCGAATCAAATCCCCAGCGCCAAACCAAGAGACACTTTGGGTGAAACGTCCCATGGGTCTGATTTGCACTTTCTGTAATATGGCGTCGCACTTCTTTAGGAAGTTGCAACCACGTCGGGGTGATTGAGACCTTTGCGTTTGCGGAGATAGGACTTCGCCGAATCGGCCATGGTGACCAAAGCCGCGCCCATCATAATGGCATCTTTGACGACCAGTCTGCCCCGGCCGCTCAGATAAGGAAAACCATGCTGGGCATCTCCCAAGTCGGGCACCCATGTCTCTGGGGTGGTGATGAGAAACGACAGCGTCACCAGCGACATCACGAATACCAGAAAACTCCCTAACGTGGCTGCTTGAGGGAGCCAAGGATGCAAACAGATCAGCAGCCCGTAAAGCACAATCACGGCTCCTAGGCCGTACGCGAATTCGTAGGTGTAATTGGCTTCGTGCCAGGCACGGTTTTCTGGATTGAGCACCCCTTCGGGATTCATGTGAGGCTTGTAGTTGTCGCCGTCGGCATAAAAGAAGCTCATGAAGGGACTGTTCGCCACAAAGGGAACAATTCCATCTGCTTCGTATCGGAACGCCTTGAGACCGCCGATCCAGAGGAGCACTACGATTAAACCGATCCGAGTCACCGTTACGCCCACTTTGTCCATGCGGGCGGCCAGTTCAAACAG is a genomic window containing:
- a CDS encoding arylsulfatase, with translation MRSVTALLFVVGLLYPQLVSAADKPNIVFILADDMGYSDLGCYGGDIETPNLDQLAAQGLRFTQFYNTARCWPSRAALMTGYYAQQVHRDALPGLGGGGGGKRQAWARLLPDFLAPHGYRNYHSGKWHIDGKVLPAGFDRSLDMRNQGNFFSAQGNAIDDQPIQPAADESDYYATTAVVDHAIDCLQEHAEKYAEQPFFHYVAFIAPHFPLHAKPEDIARYQDNYVAGWDQMRQQRFARQQELGLMETELSALEPDVGPPYHFPEALKKLGPGEINRPLPWEELTAEQQRFQATKMAIHAAMVDRMDQEIGRLIAQLKAMDQLDNTIIFFASDNGASAEIMVRHGGHDPTAPPGSAATYLCLGPGFSSACNTPFRRHKTWVHEGGISTPLIVHWPAGIKAHGQLRQTPAHMVDIVPTILDVLDIEKPAEWNGQPIPPAPGKSLLPAFAEDKTIEHDLLWWLHEGNRAIRIGDWKLVAAKGDAWELYDLRTDRAESHDLAQQHPQKVQQMAAAWNRQLADTQELAAKTAPQKSSPKPKRKQ
- a CDS encoding DUF417 family protein, translating into MVKLFELAARMDKVGVTVTRIGLIVVLLWIGGLKAFRYEADGIVPFVANSPFMSFFYADGDNYKPHMNPEGVLNPENRAWHEANYTYEFAYGLGAVIVLYGLLICLHPWLPQAATLGSFLVFVMSLVTLSFLITTPETWVPDLGDAQHGFPYLSGRGRLVVKDAIMMGAALVTMADSAKSYLRKRKGLNHPDVVATS